From one Lolium rigidum isolate FL_2022 chromosome 4, APGP_CSIRO_Lrig_0.1, whole genome shotgun sequence genomic stretch:
- the LOC124647446 gene encoding E3 ubiquitin-protein ligase WAV3-like encodes MADASDADVCAICLGGMVRGQAGFTAECSHAFHLNCISASVAHGNHDCPLCKAPWTVLPAVNAPRVPPPPSPQQVPPPSSSSRQVRGRTYEDDDPVQEIVQADAEAGTNGGAMVLKAHCECPAVARGSSRDNFALLVHVKAPSAAATEAARAPLDLVTVLDVSGSMIGSKLALLKQAMGFVIDNLGSADRLSVVAFNHDARRLFRLVRTSDAGKAEAKRAVESLFANGGTDIGKGLRVAAEVLDHRRYKNAVTSIMLLSDGQDSNTYAGMRHGRNAANYINLVPSSLTYSGAGNRPPAVHTFGFGADHDAAAMHTIAEMTAGTFSFIENEAVLQDSFAQCLGGLLTVAVQEARIALTCLHPGVRVREVKSGRYDNRVDAGGRAASVDVGELYADEERRFLVLLDVPAAGADDGVTGLIKLSCNYRDAATGQAVDVTGDDAVVQRPVEVTDEEPSVEVERERLRVAATEDMAAARDAADRNEHAEGAGILRRRLEAVERSAVRLSGRSTFTALEGELRDLIARVEDRDEYETVGRACFLSGMSSHRQQRAGGMQLMSQSLLPTAAAPADLCALTILCAATLRFVPDESRIDPAGRRCYPAGCRCYRAGAATLSRGRRSFRRSTNNPGNRSHPCDPRGCCFDGLVDDWGEEAARGNASGPASRCRGGHR; translated from the exons ATGGCCGACGCGAGCGACGCCGACGTGTGCGCCATCTGCCTCGGCGGCATGGTTCGCGGCCAGGCCGGCTTCACGGCGGAGTGCTCCCACGCCTTCCACCTCAACTGCATCTCCGCCAGCGTCGCGCACGGCAACCACGACTGCCCGCTCTGCAAGGCGCCGTGGACCGTCCTGCCGGCCGTCAACGCTCCACgggtgccgccgccgccatcgccccaACAGgttccgccgccgtcgtcgtcatcCAGGCAAGTGCGCGGCCGCACGTACGAAGATGACGATCCGGTGCAGGAGATCGTTCAGGCGGATGCCGAAGCCGGCACCAACGGAGGAGCGATGGTCCTCAAGGCGCACTGCGAGTGCCCGGCCGTGGCGAGGGGCTCGTCCCGCGACAACTTCGCGCTGCTCGTGCACGTGAAGGCGCCATCGGCGGCCGCCACCGAGGCCGCGCGCGCGCCGCTCGACCTCGTGACGGTGCTCGACGTCAGCGGCAGCATGATCGGTTCTAAGCTGGCGCTGCTGAAGCAGGCAATGGGGTTCGTCATCGACAACCTCGGATCCGCTGACCGCCTCTCCGTGGTGGCCTTTAACCACGACGCGAGGCGCCTGTTCCGTCTCGTGCGCACGTCTGACGCGGGGAAGGCCGAGGCGAAGCGAGCCGTGGAGTCCCTCTTCGCGAACGGGGGCACGGACATCGGCAAAGGCCTACGAGTGGCCGCCGAGGTGCTCGACCACCGCCGGTACAAGAACGCCGTCACCAGCATCATGCTCCTTTCCGACGGGCAGGACTCGAACACCTACGCCGGGATGAGACATGGTAGAAACGCTGCTAACTACATCAACCTTGTGCCATCTTCGCTAACCTACAGCGGCGCCGGCAACCGGCCTCCAGCGGTCCACACGTTTGGCTTCGGCGCCGACCACGACGCTGCCGCGATGCACACAATCGCGGAGATGACGGCCGGGACGTTTTCCTTCATCGAGAACGAGGCTGTCCTCCAGGACTCGTTCGCGCAGTGCCTCGGCGGGCTCCTCACGGTCGCCGTCCAAGAGGCGCGCATCGCGCTGACGTGCCTACATCCTGGCGTGCGCGTCCGGGAGGTCAAGTCCGGACGCTACGACAACCGCGTGGACGCCGGTGGCCGTGCGGCCTCGGTGGACGTGGGCGAGCTCTACGCCGACGAGGAGAGGCGCTTTCTGGTACTCCTGGACGTACCTGCTGCAGGAGCCGATGATGGCGTCACCGGCCTTATCAAGCTGAGCTGCAATTACCGAGATGCCGCTACGGGGCAGGCGGTCGACGTCACTGGAGACGATGCCGTGGTCCAGAGGCCCGTTGAGGTGACCGACGAGGAGCCGTCCGTGGAGGTCGAGCGTGAGCGGCTGCGCGTGGCTGCAACTGAAGACATGGCAGCGGCACGGGACGCGGCTGATCGCAACGAACATGCCGAGGGCGCAGGGATACTGCGACGCCGGCTTGAGGCCGTCGAGCGTTCGGCGGTACGGCTGTCCGGCCGCAGTACGTTCACGGCCCTGGAGGGCGAGCTGCGTGACCTTATCGCTCGCGTGGAAGACCGAGATGAGTACGAGACGGTAGGACGCGCATGCTTCCTGTCCGGGATGAGCTCGCACAGGCAGCAGCGCGCCGGCGGCATGCAGCTGATGAGCCAGAGC ctcctcccaaccgccgccgcTCCCGCCGATCTGTGCGCCCTCACCATCCTCTGCGCCGCCACCCTCCGATTTGTCCccgatgagtctcgaatcgaccccgccggccgccgttgcTACCCCGCCGGCTGCCGTTGCTACCGTGCcggcgccgccaccctctcccgtGGTCGCCGGAGCTTCCGCCGCTCCACCAACAACCCCGGCAACCGCTCCCACCCCTGTGACCCCCGCGGATGTTGCTTCGACGGTCTCGTCGACGACtggggcgaagaggcggcgcgcgggaacGCATCTGGTCCCGCAAGCCGGTGCCGCGGCGGTCACCGGTGA
- the LOC124647447 gene encoding E3 ubiquitin-protein ligase WAV3-like has translation MESNISTCAICNGDMRRGFGGSGFTADCSHQFHFRCVSGSLEISSRQACPLCSARCRDLPSSRSSRSTPPPPASRVPAQPFFRPKEPRVFDDDDPLVRAPRPLGDRHHSAAGSTSSSSGSIAVALNTHCEYSSLPRDATHENFAVLVHARAPGSGGVDAPPRARAPLDLVTVLDVSGSMVGSKLTLLKQAMGFVVDSLGPADRLCVVSFSSGASRLMRLARMSESDGGKALAKRAVESLAAGGGTNIGAALRKAAKVLDDRLHRNAVASVILLSDGQDTYTVPRRGQDADYDALVPPSFAYTGDGYRSAPVHTFGFGTDHDAAAMHTIAEATGGTFSFIENEADIQDAFAQCIGGLLSVAVQELRVDVACANTGVRVRSVSSGCYRSRIDEDGRAASIDVGELYADEERRFLLLMDVPRARVTSDVTHLMQVSCVYRDMATGLPTNVDGEDAVVLRPSRSASLERSAEVDRERVRLEATDGIAAARAAAERGAHEEAVEILRKKQRAVARSAVARAGDSMCVELSRDLQEMRARVADRRRYELSGRAYVLAGLSSHAQQRATSRQMSCDGETAGRRAESGRATTQISTASFSYMTPAMMDMLDRSRRSRELRSKERPRSANY, from the coding sequence ATGGAGAGCAACATCAGCACCTGCGCCATCTGCAATGGCGACATGCGCCGTGGCTTCGGCGGCAGCGGCTTCACGGCCGACTGCTCCCACCAGTTTCACTTCCGCTGCGTCTCCGGGAGCCTCGAGATCAGCAGCCGCCAAGCCTGCCCGCTCTGCAGCGCGCGGTGCCGCGACCTGCCGTCCTCCCGCTCCTCCAggagcacgccgccgccaccagcgtCGCGCGTGCCAGCTCAGCCCTTCTTCCGGCCCAAGGAGCCGCGCGtgttcgacgacgacgacccgcTAGTCCGAGCGCCTCGGCCTCTCGGCGACCGACACCATAGCGCAGCAGGCTCAACGTCGTCCAGCAGCGGGTCGATAGCGGTAGCGCTCAACACGCACTGCGAGTACTCGTCTCTCCCGCGGGACGCCACCCACGAAAACTTCGCCGTGCTCGTGCACGCCAGGGCTCCGGGAAGCGGTGGCGTCGACGCGCCACCGCGCGCTCGGGCGCCGCTCGACCTGGTGACCGTGCTCGACGTGAGCGGCAGCATGGTGGGGAGCAAGCTGACGCTGCTGAAGCAGGCCATGGGCTTCGTCGTCGACAGCCTCGGCCCCGCCGACCGCCTCTGCGTCGTCTCCTTCTCCTCCGGCGCCAGCCGCCTGATGCGGCTCGCGCGCATGTCGGAGTCGGACGGCGGGAAGGCCCTGGCGAAGCGCGCCGTGGAGTCgctcgcggccggcggcggcaccaACATCGGCGCCGCGCTCCGGAAGGCCGCCAAGGTGCTCGATGACCGCCTCCACAGGAACGCCGTCGCGAGCGTGATACTCCTGTCGGATGGGCAGGACACGTACACGGTGCCCAGGCGCGGGCAGGACGCCGACTACGACGCGCTCGTGCCGCCTTCCTTCGCGTACACCGGTGACGGCTACCGGTCCGCGCCGGTCCACACCTTCGGGTTCGGCACCGACCACGACGCGGCGGCCATGCACACCATCGCCGAGGCCACGGGCGGCACCTTCTCCTTCATCGAGAACGAGGCGGACATCCAGGACGCCTTCGCGCAGTGCATCGGCGGCCTCCTCTCGGTCGCCGTGCAGGAACTGCGCGTCGACGTCGCGTGCGCGAACACGGGCGTCCGGGTGCGGTCGGTCAGCTCCGGCTGCTACAGGAGCCGCATCGACGAGGACGGCCGCGCCGCATCCATCGACGTCGGCGAGCTCTACGCGGACGAGGAGAGGCGCTTCTTGCTGCTCATGGACGTGCCCAGAGCGCGCGTCACCTCGGACGTCACCCACCTGATGCAAGTCAGCTGCGTTTACCGGGACATGGCTACTGGACTGCCAACCAACGTGGACGGCGAGGACGCGGTGGTGCTCAGGCCGTCGCGTTCGGCGAGCCTCGAGCGCTCCGCGGAGGTCGACCGGGAGCGCGTCCGGTTGGAGGCGACGGACGGCATCGCCGCGGCTCGAGCGGCGGCGGAGCGGGGCGCGCATGAGGAGGCGGTAGAGATACTCCGGAAGAAGCAGCGAGCCGTGGCGCGCTCGGCGGTGGCCCGGGCTGGGGACTCCATGTGCGTGGAGCTGTCGCGAGACCTTCAGGAGATGCGCGCGCGCGTGGCGGACCGGCGGCGGTACGAGCTGTCCGGGCGTGCGTACGTGCTCGCAGGGCTGAGCTCGCACGCGCAGCAGCGCGCCACGTCTCGGCAGATGTCTTGCGACGGCGAGACGGCGGGCCGCAGAGCAGAGTCCGGCCGTGCCACGACGCAGATATCGACCGCGTCGTTCTCGTACATGACGCCGGCGATGATGGACATGCTGGACCGATCGCGGAGATCGCGGGAGCTGAGGAGCAAGGAGCGGCCAAGGAGCGCAAACTATTGA